In the Paenibacillus sp. FSL H7-0357 genome, one interval contains:
- the nifB gene encoding nitrogenase cofactor biosynthesis protein NifB — protein sequence MQPSSCIPNEAEEEISRHPCYSEEAHRFYARMHIPVAPACNIQCNYCNRKFDCVNESRPGVVSEVLTPEQAERKVKGVAAQLMQLSVVGVAGPGDPLANPEQTFDTFARVKRHVPDVSLCLSTNGLTLYRHVDEIIELGIRHVTITINAIDPDIGREIYPWVFDEGVRYEGREAAELLISRQLQGLEMLAKLGILVKVNSIMIPGVNDHHLPAVSKRVKELGATLHNVTPLIIAPGSQYEADGRKAPRPKELHNLQELLGRDGMKVMRHCRQCRADAIGLLGQDRNQDFPLEAMEDDPAINEAARAQFQHDLDAKIRERVKVRRERHMQENAPKIRVAVATRGGDKVNQHFGHATEFLVYDTDGAEVQLLGVRKIQAYCHGKADCNGDKAATLQEIISILSDCRILLCSGIGEGPRVSLNKAGVLPLVRKGGIQEAILESVKYSSYFENINISKG from the coding sequence ATGCAGCCGTCGTCGTGTATACCAAATGAAGCAGAGGAGGAGATTAGCCGCCACCCTTGCTACAGCGAGGAAGCCCACCGGTTTTATGCCAGAATGCACATCCCGGTTGCTCCCGCCTGCAACATCCAGTGCAATTACTGCAACCGTAAGTTCGACTGTGTGAATGAGAGCAGGCCGGGCGTGGTCAGTGAGGTGCTGACGCCGGAGCAGGCGGAACGCAAGGTAAAAGGGGTTGCAGCGCAGCTTATGCAGCTCTCGGTGGTTGGTGTAGCCGGACCTGGAGATCCGCTGGCGAATCCGGAGCAGACCTTCGATACGTTTGCCCGGGTCAAAAGACATGTGCCGGATGTGTCCTTATGTCTTAGCACGAACGGACTTACACTTTACCGGCATGTGGATGAGATTATCGAGCTGGGTATCCGCCATGTCACGATCACCATCAACGCCATTGATCCGGATATCGGCCGCGAAATCTATCCTTGGGTATTCGATGAGGGAGTGCGGTACGAAGGGAGAGAAGCGGCGGAGCTGCTGATCAGCCGCCAGCTTCAAGGTCTTGAAATGCTGGCGAAGCTCGGAATTCTGGTTAAGGTCAACTCCATTATGATTCCGGGGGTCAATGATCATCATCTGCCTGCAGTGTCCAAAAGAGTAAAAGAGCTCGGGGCCACACTGCATAATGTAACTCCGCTGATTATCGCGCCGGGCAGCCAGTATGAAGCGGACGGACGCAAAGCACCCCGTCCCAAGGAATTGCACAATCTGCAGGAGCTGCTTGGACGTGACGGCATGAAGGTTATGCGCCACTGCCGGCAATGCCGGGCCGATGCCATTGGACTGCTGGGCCAGGACCGCAACCAGGATTTCCCGCTGGAGGCGATGGAGGACGATCCGGCAATCAATGAAGCAGCCAGGGCGCAGTTCCAACATGATCTGGATGCCAAAATCCGCGAGCGCGTCAAAGTGAGGCGAGAAAGACACATGCAGGAGAATGCTCCCAAGATTAGAGTCGCCGTAGCTACTAGAGGCGGAGACAAGGTCAATCAGCATTTTGGGCACGCGACCGAATTCCTGGTGTACGATACCGACGGAGCGGAGGTACAACTGCTCGGTGTCCGTAAGATCCAGGCGTACTGCCACGGCAAAGCAGATTGCAACGGCGATAAAGCCGCCACGCTGCAGGAAATCATCTCCATTCTTAGTGACTGCCGCATTCTTCTCTGCTCCGGTATCGGCGAAGGCCCCCGGGTCAGCCTGAACAAAGCCGGAGTATTGCCTCTCGTCCGCAAAGGTGGAATACAGGAAGCTATTCTCGAAAGCGTCAAGTACAGCTCTTATTTTGAAAATATAAACATTTCGAAGGGATGA
- a CDS encoding TerC family protein, protein MDWGLLLEYGWVLLVLVALEGLLAADNALVLAIMVKHLPDEERKKALFYGLAGAFVFRFGSLFVISYLVDIWQVQAIGALYLLFIAGNHIFRKVLFKKPVTDEAAESGSSAAVDKKKSGFWFTVLKVEVADIAFAVDSILAAVALAVALPPSGLGHIGGLDGGQFLVIFAGGFIGLIIMRFAASYFVKLLHSRPGLEVAAFFIVGWVGVKLAVITLAHPSLGVLSEDFAHSTWWKATFYVVLVLIAVIGWFMSSHKVEENVGENPVKEVDKQLGK, encoded by the coding sequence ATGGATTGGGGATTATTATTGGAGTATGGCTGGGTATTGCTCGTTCTTGTAGCACTGGAAGGACTACTCGCCGCAGACAACGCACTTGTCCTGGCAATTATGGTAAAACACCTTCCCGATGAGGAACGTAAAAAAGCCCTCTTTTATGGATTGGCAGGGGCGTTTGTCTTCCGGTTTGGTTCACTTTTTGTCATCTCGTATCTCGTCGATATCTGGCAGGTACAAGCCATCGGCGCACTCTACTTATTGTTTATCGCGGGGAATCATATTTTCCGAAAAGTGCTGTTCAAGAAGCCGGTCACTGACGAAGCTGCTGAGAGCGGCTCATCGGCTGCTGTCGATAAGAAGAAAAGCGGCTTTTGGTTTACAGTATTAAAGGTTGAAGTTGCTGACATCGCTTTTGCCGTCGATTCCATCCTCGCAGCGGTTGCCCTTGCGGTAGCACTTCCACCGAGCGGACTGGGCCACATCGGCGGCCTTGACGGCGGACAGTTCCTCGTCATCTTCGCTGGCGGATTTATCGGACTGATCATTATGCGTTTCGCGGCATCCTACTTTGTTAAATTGCTGCATTCCCGTCCGGGCCTTGAAGTTGCTGCCTTCTTCATCGTCGGCTGGGTAGGGGTTAAGCTTGCAGTAATTACCCTGGCTCACCCGTCGCTGGGTGTTCTGTCCGAAGACTTCGCCCACAGCACCTGGTGGAAAGCGACCTTCTATGTAGTGCTGGTTCTCATTGCCGTTATAGGATGGTTCATGAGCAGCCACAAAGTGGAAGAGAACGTTGGAGAAAATCCGGTTAAAGAAGTGGATAAACAACTGGGTAAATAA
- a CDS encoding YcdB/YcdC domain-containing protein — protein sequence MKSNSALFVHQTAKTVLIASVALALLLPPDLAAAETISDSSETVVTQGSTQSATPTSTTASEADATKAKFTQEQAIAKLRELFPALKDATVNNVQLGSSQSYPASTNQMIWNIQWQIQEGNIGHGFSSEVDANNGDIINTYLSFSQEKNESYYPPKISKTQALEIAKAFVVKAASAVKSSDLKLEENAGYNYYTNTLFGPVQYGYNFSILKNGIPSGSDSINIIVDGNGNVTQFSKSSQGLEYPSAVPKITLEQAQKQFAEQFDVGLFYTPIYKNGKPNNWILSWRPIEQTLYPIDALTGKRIDYEGKEWVSNKVAYSEVVKSKDVFQARSSNTELSAKEAAQLVEKLAYIPADRKLISQTLRNDFQDTNRKIWQLYWGGGSGNEGFIGAGYPEQSSAEIDAKTGEILQYQIQAYGIQGTKKEEPAPAGGKKLSEAEAKVKALSLINSLYPQASQKLKLVEYGDNLSKTSDGSGYRYQFIRYHQGIPVSDSTITLSLDLYGRLVSYMGNRINGIDEITLEPEATISKKEALESYKLKYQTKLKYTQVGGYNTYNTYVTPKVKLVYDTVIDESNGFYQVLDATTGKWGAVYEYLGQQDIQLSATDIKGHAAEQELSELVSRHVITPDADGKVNPDQEITVGDWLTYLAKASNPNFSNFYSNNERKPVAGVKPENPYYDAVNYSADRKWISKDEVLQVEGKLTREQLAVLLANFLKYNKLTAYLDKDVTVSQFSDSSAINNKGAVALVVKLGLLKDDNGKFNPQQTVTKAAAASVIMKLVELQGKTDQIIGQ from the coding sequence TTGAAAAGCAATAGTGCTCTTTTTGTTCATCAAACAGCTAAAACGGTATTAATCGCTTCAGTGGCACTCGCATTGTTGTTACCCCCAGACTTGGCTGCAGCCGAGACCATATCTGATAGTAGCGAGACTGTGGTAACGCAGGGTAGTACGCAATCAGCGACTCCTACTTCGACTACGGCTTCTGAAGCCGATGCAACAAAGGCTAAATTTACACAGGAGCAAGCCATTGCAAAGTTAAGAGAGCTATTTCCAGCCCTAAAAGATGCAACCGTAAACAATGTTCAACTGGGATCTAGCCAAAGCTATCCGGCTTCAACTAATCAAATGATCTGGAATATTCAATGGCAGATTCAAGAAGGGAATATCGGGCATGGCTTCAGCAGTGAGGTAGACGCCAATAATGGGGATATAATCAATACCTACCTCTCATTCTCGCAGGAGAAAAATGAATCCTATTATCCGCCGAAGATATCGAAGACTCAAGCATTGGAGATCGCAAAAGCTTTTGTGGTTAAAGCAGCCTCAGCCGTTAAGAGCAGTGATCTGAAATTAGAAGAGAATGCAGGCTATAATTATTACACAAACACATTATTCGGCCCTGTTCAATATGGATATAACTTCAGTATCTTGAAGAATGGTATTCCTTCTGGATCGGATAGTATTAACATAATTGTAGATGGCAACGGAAATGTAACGCAATTCTCTAAGTCTTCGCAAGGGCTTGAGTATCCGTCTGCAGTGCCGAAGATTACCTTGGAACAAGCACAAAAGCAATTTGCGGAACAATTTGATGTGGGTCTTTTTTACACTCCTATTTATAAGAACGGAAAGCCTAACAACTGGATTCTAAGCTGGCGTCCAATTGAACAGACTCTATATCCTATCGATGCATTGACGGGCAAGCGGATAGATTATGAAGGTAAAGAATGGGTATCCAATAAAGTTGCGTATTCAGAAGTGGTGAAGAGTAAGGATGTTTTTCAGGCAAGAAGTTCTAATACAGAGCTTTCTGCAAAAGAAGCGGCACAGCTTGTGGAAAAGCTTGCTTATATTCCAGCAGATCGAAAATTGATCTCGCAAACCTTGAGAAATGACTTTCAGGATACGAATCGGAAGATCTGGCAGTTATACTGGGGTGGTGGTAGTGGAAATGAAGGGTTCATTGGTGCTGGCTATCCAGAACAATCCTCTGCAGAGATAGATGCAAAGACTGGTGAAATATTGCAGTACCAGATTCAAGCCTATGGTATTCAAGGAACTAAGAAAGAAGAACCAGCTCCAGCTGGAGGGAAGAAGCTTAGTGAGGCTGAAGCCAAGGTGAAAGCGCTTAGTTTAATTAATAGTCTATACCCTCAGGCGAGCCAGAAGCTAAAGCTTGTAGAATACGGAGATAATTTGAGTAAGACTTCAGACGGATCAGGATACAGATACCAGTTTATTAGATATCATCAAGGGATTCCTGTGAGTGACAGTACCATTACGTTAAGCTTGGATCTTTACGGCAGACTGGTTTCTTACATGGGGAATCGGATAAACGGTATCGATGAAATCACATTAGAGCCTGAAGCTACAATTTCCAAGAAGGAAGCGCTCGAAAGTTATAAACTTAAATATCAAACAAAGCTGAAGTATACTCAGGTTGGTGGATACAATACTTATAATACCTATGTCACACCAAAGGTGAAGCTGGTATATGATACAGTCATCGATGAATCTAATGGTTTCTATCAAGTTCTAGATGCGACCACTGGAAAGTGGGGTGCGGTCTATGAATACCTCGGACAGCAAGATATTCAACTATCTGCAACGGATATTAAAGGCCACGCAGCAGAGCAAGAATTATCAGAATTAGTAAGCCGCCATGTCATTACTCCGGATGCTGACGGTAAAGTGAACCCGGATCAAGAAATAACTGTAGGTGATTGGTTAACCTATCTTGCCAAAGCTTCTAATCCGAATTTCAGCAATTTTTATAGTAATAATGAGCGAAAACCAGTGGCAGGCGTGAAGCCTGAGAATCCATATTATGATGCTGTAAATTATTCAGCTGATCGTAAGTGGATCAGCAAGGATGAAGTCCTGCAAGTAGAGGGTAAATTAACCCGGGAACAGCTTGCTGTTCTGCTGGCTAATTTTTTGAAATACAACAAACTCACAGCTTATCTTGATAAAGACGTGACTGTAAGCCAGTTCAGTGATAGCTCAGCTATAAACAATAAGGGAGCTGTAGCACTTGTTGTAAAATTGGGACTCTTAAAAGATGACAACGGTAAGTTTAATCCACAGCAGACGGTAACGAAAGCAGCGGCTGCTTCGGTGATTATGAAGCTAGTGGAACTGCAAGGAAAGACCGATCAGATCATAGGTCAATAA
- a CDS encoding ABC transporter permease, whose translation MVKKQRLHHVLRLLLVFLCMNIIWYIAYLLMNHSILPSPGSVYNAMFHLGAREVLLNVGYSLLRIFEGVALALVIGLLIGLLMGRSPVWNRLLDPVVYLTYPIPKIALLPVVMLFFGLGETSKVLMIMLILLFQVIISVRDGVKAIPDSTYDVLTSIGASAGQKFWNVTLPGALSVILSTIRISLGTAISVLFFTEIYGTEHGMGFFIMDAWLRLDYPEMYAGIMLFSLVGFVLFLLVDVLDYKFMKWRN comes from the coding sequence ATGGTGAAAAAACAGCGGCTTCATCACGTATTGCGTTTGTTGTTAGTATTCCTGTGTATGAATATCATCTGGTATATCGCCTATCTGCTGATGAATCATTCCATCCTGCCCAGCCCCGGCTCCGTGTATAACGCGATGTTTCATTTGGGGGCCAGGGAGGTTCTGCTGAATGTCGGCTATAGTCTGCTGCGGATCTTTGAAGGTGTTGCACTGGCGCTGGTGATTGGTCTGCTGATCGGCCTGCTGATGGGCCGCTCACCGGTCTGGAACAGGCTGCTTGATCCGGTCGTGTACCTGACCTATCCCATTCCCAAGATTGCTTTGCTGCCTGTGGTGATGCTGTTCTTCGGTCTTGGCGAAACCTCCAAAGTGCTGATGATTATGCTGATTCTGCTCTTTCAGGTCATCATCTCCGTGCGCGACGGAGTCAAGGCGATTCCTGACAGCACCTACGATGTGCTAACCAGCATCGGTGCAAGTGCGGGGCAGAAGTTCTGGAATGTGACGCTGCCGGGCGCATTGTCGGTTATACTCAGCACGATCCGGATTTCACTAGGGACTGCGATTTCCGTGCTGTTCTTCACTGAGATTTACGGGACGGAGCATGGCATGGGCTTTTTCATTATGGATGCCTGGCTGCGGCTGGATTATCCGGAGATGTACGCGGGCATTATGCTGTTCAGCCTGGTCGGATTTGTGCTCTTCCTGTTGGTGGATGTACTGGATTATAAGTTTATGAAGTGGCGGAATTAA
- a CDS encoding ABC transporter ATP-binding protein, producing MSSLRSSGLRIKELQVEYKNGQLALGQVNLDLPQHGIYTIIGPSGSGKSTLLRAIAGLLPGYQGELLFNGKSVHDKETLIGLVPQNYGLLPWKTVHDNIRIAMKITRPAGGSKQERETQIHQWLTSMGISELSDRYPLSLSGGQQQRVAIARAFAILPTILLLDEPFSALDVITREALQQIFLDNWLAHPATTLFVTHDVEEAILLGQKIIVMPSVKQHTPEILDNTAVFGMKHEDKRDSNEFFEQTKQIRKVMQEKW from the coding sequence ATGTCCAGTTTAAGAAGTAGCGGACTCCGCATTAAAGAGCTTCAAGTTGAATATAAAAACGGACAACTGGCTCTGGGACAAGTCAATCTGGACTTGCCGCAGCATGGCATTTATACGATAATCGGCCCCTCGGGCAGCGGTAAATCTACACTGCTGCGGGCGATTGCCGGTTTGCTGCCGGGTTATCAGGGCGAGCTGCTGTTCAACGGGAAATCCGTGCATGACAAAGAAACACTGATTGGCCTTGTTCCGCAGAACTACGGTCTGCTGCCCTGGAAGACCGTTCATGACAACATTCGAATTGCGATGAAGATTACCAGGCCTGCGGGCGGCAGCAAGCAAGAACGGGAAACGCAGATTCATCAATGGCTGACATCGATGGGGATTTCCGAGTTGAGTGACCGTTATCCGCTTTCGCTGAGCGGCGGCCAGCAGCAGAGGGTAGCGATTGCCCGGGCATTTGCCATTCTGCCGACGATCCTGCTGCTGGACGAGCCTTTTTCAGCGCTCGATGTCATTACGCGCGAAGCGCTGCAGCAGATTTTCCTGGACAATTGGCTGGCTCACCCGGCTACGACACTGTTTGTGACCCATGATGTGGAAGAAGCGATTCTGCTGGGCCAGAAAATTATCGTCATGCCATCGGTCAAACAGCACACCCCGGAAATTCTCGACAATACCGCAGTGTTCGGCATGAAGCATGAGGACAAGCGGGACAGTAATGAGTTTTTCGAGCAGACCAAGCAAATCAGAAAGGTAATGCAGGAGAAATGGTGA
- a CDS encoding ABC transporter substrate-binding protein — translation MERKNWKQVMMLFMLVAAVSMVAAGCGTSSNNTVSKNTGAAAGEAKANTNTPAEAVTVSLGLLPSIDAIPFIIAHEQGFDKKHNVNLDIQTFKSAKDRDVAFQAGKVDGLSADLVAISIYNEAGLDVKITSTTTGEFDLLTGNDEIQEVKDLKGKTVILSKNTSTQYTVAMMLKQAGLKEEDITVTEVPQIPTRLELLKNKKADAAVLPEPFVTMGKTSGLRVLSSTVSAGVNPFVLAFPQSAIEAKGQAIRDMYTAYDEAVEYMKSHDQSEYIDLIIKEVGYPDTLKDEIKVPEYLPAYQVDVKEVEAAFAWAREKGLLTKDISAEEVISDVQFKK, via the coding sequence ATGGAAAGAAAAAACTGGAAACAAGTAATGATGCTGTTTATGCTGGTCGCTGCGGTCAGTATGGTTGCCGCTGGCTGCGGAACTTCAAGCAATAATACTGTGTCGAAAAATACAGGAGCCGCTGCAGGGGAAGCAAAGGCGAACACGAATACACCGGCTGAAGCGGTTACGGTGTCGCTTGGTCTGCTGCCTTCAATTGATGCCATTCCTTTCATCATTGCCCACGAGCAAGGTTTCGACAAGAAACATAACGTCAATTTGGATATCCAGACCTTTAAGAGTGCCAAGGACCGTGATGTGGCCTTCCAAGCCGGCAAGGTGGACGGGTTGAGCGCTGATCTGGTGGCGATTTCCATCTACAACGAGGCCGGTCTGGACGTGAAGATTACCAGTACAACAACAGGTGAGTTTGATCTGCTGACCGGGAATGACGAGATCCAGGAAGTGAAGGATCTGAAGGGCAAAACGGTCATTCTATCCAAGAATACCTCTACCCAATATACCGTAGCTATGATGCTGAAACAGGCAGGTCTGAAGGAAGAGGATATTACAGTAACCGAGGTTCCGCAAATTCCGACGCGGCTGGAGCTGCTCAAGAATAAAAAAGCCGATGCGGCTGTTCTGCCTGAGCCATTCGTCACCATGGGCAAAACCTCCGGACTGCGCGTACTCAGCTCTACGGTATCGGCAGGCGTGAATCCGTTCGTGCTGGCGTTTCCGCAAAGTGCGATCGAAGCCAAGGGACAAGCCATCCGTGATATGTACACGGCCTATGATGAGGCAGTGGAATATATGAAATCCCACGACCAATCGGAATATATTGATCTTATTATCAAAGAAGTAGGCTATCCAGATACACTGAAGGATGAAATTAAAGTCCCTGAGTACCTGCCTGCCTATCAGGTGGATGTGAAGGAAGTTGAGGCGGCATTTGCCTGGGCACGGGAAAAAGGCCTGCTGACCAAAGATATATCGGCTGAAGAAGTGATCTCCGATGTCCAGTTTAAGAAGTAG
- a CDS encoding Ger(x)C family spore germination protein yields the protein MNNKLFISMAVLLLLTGCKSDERILEKLGMVQTSSYDLLENNKLKVTSCVPVIDPNSTIRRELLSAEVDSIKEARLDFSRQTDLKVVSGQLRDSLFGAKLAKAGVEDYIDTLLRDPSIALGVRITVVEGDAGELLTKNFKPHTDTGRYITHMLEKEAAGNSIPATTFYEFSRDYNDDGIDPVTPIVKDAGNKVLIDGIALFQEDRYVTKISAEDGIIFGLFRDDLRQGEIAINLGQEDGKKVVVMFSSLLNKRKIKVHHLEDGRFKIDLSASIQGSVLEYTGKQKLNEEKDRNELEKQISEYITARAQKMVQQMQQYNVDSFGIGVHVRNSLSYKEWKALNWREVYPEIEVECQTKVTIKDYGKYS from the coding sequence ATGAATAATAAGCTGTTCATTTCAATGGCTGTTTTGCTGCTGTTAACCGGCTGTAAAAGCGATGAACGGATTCTCGAAAAGCTGGGCATGGTGCAGACATCGAGCTATGATCTGTTGGAAAATAACAAGTTAAAGGTGACTTCCTGCGTTCCGGTAATTGATCCTAACTCCACCATCCGCCGGGAACTGCTGAGTGCGGAAGTGGACAGCATCAAGGAAGCCCGGCTGGATTTCTCCAGGCAGACCGACCTGAAGGTAGTCAGCGGACAGCTAAGAGATTCCTTGTTCGGAGCGAAGCTGGCAAAAGCAGGTGTGGAGGATTATATCGACACCCTGCTGCGCGATCCTTCCATCGCGCTCGGCGTCAGAATAACTGTTGTTGAAGGTGATGCCGGAGAGCTATTGACCAAAAATTTCAAGCCGCATACAGATACCGGACGTTATATAACCCATATGCTGGAGAAAGAGGCTGCCGGCAACAGCATCCCGGCAACGACTTTTTATGAGTTTTCCAGGGATTACAACGATGACGGTATTGATCCCGTTACTCCCATAGTGAAGGATGCCGGGAACAAGGTACTCATTGACGGGATTGCTTTGTTTCAGGAGGACCGTTATGTTACGAAAATTTCGGCTGAGGACGGGATTATCTTCGGCCTATTCCGTGATGATCTGAGACAAGGCGAAATCGCAATCAATTTAGGGCAAGAGGACGGCAAAAAGGTCGTTGTCATGTTCAGCTCCTTGTTAAACAAGCGTAAGATCAAAGTGCACCATCTGGAGGATGGACGTTTTAAAATTGATCTCTCTGCCTCCATCCAGGGTTCGGTGCTTGAATATACCGGTAAGCAGAAGCTGAATGAGGAAAAGGACAGAAATGAATTGGAGAAGCAGATCTCAGAATATATTACAGCCAGAGCCCAGAAAATGGTGCAGCAAATGCAGCAGTATAACGTAGACAGTTTCGGAATCGGTGTGCATGTCAGAAACAGCTTGTCCTACAAGGAGTGGAAGGCTCTGAATTGGCGAGAGGTATATCCTGAAATTGAGGTGGAGTGCCAGACGAAAGTCACTATTAAAGACTACGGGAAATATTCATAG
- a CDS encoding GerAB/ArcD/ProY family transporter yields the protein MMDKLRPFHISVLVYMTQAGIVMFTLPRSLADYFGTNGWLVLIPCFLVSSFNIFLISLVFRLGKGRSVFEIMEQSIPKWILYPFYIGLASVWLIFGCMIGKKYVLLFQMLSFPTTNPMIFKFAMDILLFLILIKGIYSISKTATLFFWMMTWMFLLLLWFFPAFRWERFTPFILQGGHDQVKGGIEVYAAFLGYELSILLFPYVEKTKKSMAAIYVGNAMLSLSYLCLALICFGFFSLGQLKRLLYPVLDLLAYIQLPFIERLENLLYGFFLFLILMTVVMYWWAAEEAVKRIVPKLKTTVLVFVMMAVSYAISFIPKTLDQVNVWITNLGYAAVGIAFGFPILLLIVLLIQGKARSSHE from the coding sequence ATGATGGACAAACTTCGCCCCTTTCATATTTCAGTTCTCGTGTATATGACACAGGCCGGGATCGTGATGTTTACGTTACCGCGTAGTCTGGCCGACTATTTTGGTACGAACGGCTGGCTGGTTCTGATTCCCTGTTTCCTGGTGTCGTCATTTAATATTTTTTTGATTTCTCTGGTCTTTCGGCTGGGCAAGGGACGCTCCGTCTTTGAAATCATGGAACAGTCTATTCCTAAGTGGATACTCTATCCTTTTTACATAGGCTTAGCGTCTGTCTGGTTGATCTTCGGCTGCATGATCGGGAAAAAATATGTGCTTTTATTTCAGATGCTCTCTTTCCCGACTACGAATCCGATGATCTTCAAGTTTGCTATGGACATCCTTCTTTTTCTAATACTTATCAAAGGGATTTATTCGATATCCAAAACAGCAACGCTTTTTTTCTGGATGATGACATGGATGTTCCTGCTGCTGCTGTGGTTTTTTCCAGCCTTCCGCTGGGAGAGATTCACTCCGTTCATTCTCCAGGGTGGACATGACCAGGTTAAAGGGGGAATAGAAGTGTATGCCGCATTTTTGGGTTATGAGCTGTCCATTCTGCTGTTTCCTTACGTGGAAAAAACGAAAAAGTCGATGGCCGCCATCTATGTCGGCAACGCCATGTTATCCCTGAGCTACCTCTGTCTCGCTCTTATTTGTTTCGGCTTCTTCAGCCTGGGCCAGTTGAAAAGACTGCTGTATCCCGTGCTTGATTTGCTGGCCTATATCCAGCTTCCATTCATTGAGCGGCTGGAAAATTTGCTCTACGGCTTTTTTCTCTTTTTAATTCTGATGACTGTCGTGATGTACTGGTGGGCAGCAGAGGAGGCTGTAAAGAGAATCGTACCCAAGTTAAAGACAACGGTACTGGTATTTGTAATGATGGCTGTTTCCTACGCTATCTCTTTTATCCCGAAGACTTTGGATCAGGTTAACGTCTGGATCACCAATCTGGGTTATGCGGCAGTCGGAATTGCCTTTGGGTTTCCGATCCTATTACTTATAGTGCTGTTAATTCAGGGGAAAGCGAGGAGCTCTCATGAATAA
- a CDS encoding SagB/ThcOx family dehydrogenase gives MTRYEPQRRFLKSNFDEFKHIKTDKIKGLAQPPIVKPVHSKSLIIDLPKVSKDVVCNENIFDCINQRRSTRFYSAETLSLDELSYLLWATQGITGINKNGLTLRTVPCSGATHTFETYLIIMRVEGIQQGIYRYLPVEHKLLFMFELDELEQKIDAITLDQPFVPNFAKKASVLFAWSTTPYRSEWKYDISAHKKILIDVGHVCQNLYLSSESIGAGACAIGIYDQKLIDEILELDGDEEFVIYLGAVGKKRE, from the coding sequence ATGACAAGATACGAACCACAAAGGCGCTTTCTAAAATCTAATTTTGATGAATTTAAACATATAAAAACAGATAAGATCAAAGGACTTGCACAACCACCCATTGTTAAGCCCGTCCATTCGAAATCACTAATTATTGATCTGCCAAAGGTCAGCAAAGACGTTGTGTGTAATGAAAACATTTTTGATTGTATAAATCAAAGAAGAAGTACAAGGTTTTATTCTGCGGAAACTTTAAGTCTGGACGAGTTATCCTATTTATTATGGGCTACTCAAGGGATTACTGGTATTAATAAGAACGGACTTACGCTGCGAACTGTACCCTGCAGTGGGGCGACACACACATTTGAAACCTATTTAATTATTATGCGGGTAGAAGGCATTCAACAAGGAATCTACAGATACCTTCCTGTCGAACATAAGCTATTATTTATGTTTGAATTAGATGAACTTGAACAGAAGATTGATGCTATAACTTTAGATCAGCCATTTGTCCCTAACTTTGCAAAAAAGGCTTCTGTCCTGTTTGCATGGAGTACAACACCATATCGCTCCGAATGGAAGTATGATATTTCAGCTCACAAAAAAATCCTCATCGATGTTGGACATGTATGCCAAAACCTTTATTTATCCAGTGAATCTATCGGTGCAGGTGCTTGCGCAATTGGAATTTATGATCAAAAGCTGATTGATGAGATTTTAGAATTAGACGGTGATGAAGAATTTGTTATTTATCTTGGCGCAGTTGGAAAGAAACGAGAATAG
- a CDS encoding aspartyl protease family protein has translation MKLQLQYGLPIVSLTLAQYDNSIVLHNVLFDTGCAATVFDSDALAAIGIHIDFINGRAKRMYGVGGTSEICYEQQIPDFCIEHITLTDFPIQLGSIQEPYGFDGIVGIDFMMRAKCKVDFETMTIKFEN, from the coding sequence ATGAAGTTACAATTACAATATGGCTTGCCTATCGTTTCCTTGACTTTAGCTCAATATGACAATTCAATTGTTCTGCATAATGTTCTATTTGATACAGGCTGTGCGGCAACTGTTTTTGATTCCGATGCATTAGCTGCAATAGGTATCCACATTGATTTTATAAATGGGCGAGCCAAGCGGATGTATGGGGTAGGAGGAACGAGCGAAATTTGCTATGAGCAGCAGATTCCTGACTTTTGCATTGAACATATTACTTTGACGGATTTCCCCATTCAGCTTGGTTCAATTCAAGAGCCTTATGGCTTTGACGGAATTGTTGGCATTGATTTTATGATGAGAGCCAAATGCAAGGTGGATTTTGAAACCATGACTATTAAGTTTGAGAATTAG
- a CDS encoding helix-turn-helix domain-containing protein, which yields MKGNEHHSKFLLTHREREVFELLVQDKTTRDIAGLLFISEKTVRNHISNVMQKLNVKGRSQAVVELIKLGELKI from the coding sequence TTGAAAGGGAACGAACATCATAGCAAATTTCTGTTGACGCATCGTGAGCGCGAAGTATTCGAGCTTCTCGTGCAGGACAAAACAACACGGGATATTGCCGGATTGTTATTCATCAGCGAAAAAACCGTCCGCAACCACATCTCAAACGTCATGCAAAAACTAAACGTAAAAGGCCGTTCGCAAGCGGTTGTCGAGCTGATCAAGCTTGGGGAGCTGAAAATATAG